From Phenylobacterium montanum, the proteins below share one genomic window:
- the ybaK gene encoding Cys-tRNA(Pro) deacylase — MSKSTPATLALTRAGLTFTLHAYDYDPSAERIGLQAAEALGEPPSRVLKTLMTRVDGRPVCVVLASDREVAMKKLAAAAGGKSAEMMAPAEAERMTGYRIGGVSPFGQKRKVPTVLDRAALEHAQVYVNGGQRGLQARLDPAQMRDALEAIVAEISA, encoded by the coding sequence ATGTCCAAGAGCACGCCTGCGACCCTGGCCCTGACCCGCGCGGGGCTCACCTTCACCCTGCACGCCTATGACTACGACCCGTCCGCCGAGCGTATCGGCCTGCAGGCTGCCGAGGCCCTGGGCGAGCCGCCCTCGCGGGTGCTCAAGACCCTGATGACCAGGGTCGATGGCCGGCCGGTCTGCGTGGTGCTGGCCTCGGACCGCGAAGTGGCGATGAAGAAGCTGGCCGCGGCGGCAGGGGGCAAGAGCGCCGAAATGATGGCCCCGGCGGAGGCCGAGCGCATGACCGGCTATCGCATCGGCGGGGTCAGCCCGTTCGGCCAGAAGCGCAAGGTCCCGACCGTGCTGGACCGGGCGGCGCTGGAACACGCGCAAGTCTACGTTAACGGCGGCCAGAGGGGACTGCAGGCGAGATTGGATCCGGCGCAGATGCGCGATGCGCTCGAGGCGATCGTGGCCGAGATCTCGGCCTGA